A single genomic interval of Myxocyprinus asiaticus isolate MX2 ecotype Aquarium Trade chromosome 19, UBuf_Myxa_2, whole genome shotgun sequence harbors:
- the ptrhd1 gene encoding putative peptidyl-tRNA hydrolase PTRHD1, which translates to MATQSSGTSRRLVQYVIVRSDLIHTLSWPLGAVITQACHAATAAIHLHYSDPDTQEYLAELDSMHKVVLQAPDEASLSTLSSTLHEKEIAHKLWMEQPENIPTCLALKPYPKETVQPFLKKFKLFK; encoded by the exons ATGGCAACGCAGAGTAGTGGCACGTCCAGGCGTTTAGTCCAGTATGTTATCGTCCGGTCAGACCTCATACACACTTTATCATGGCCTTTAGGCGCCGTCATAACTCAAGCCTGTCACGCGGCCACTGCAGCCATTCATTTACACTACAGTGACCCCGATACTCAAGAATACCTGGCAGAACTGGACAGCATGCACAAAGTGGTACTGCAG GCACCAGATGAGGCTTCTCTCTCCACTCTTTCCAGTACTCTACATGAAAAAGAAATAGCACATAAACTATGGATGGAGCAGCCCGAAAATATCCCCACTTGCTTGGCTTTAAAACCCTACCCTAAAGAGACTGTGCAGCCTTTTCTAAAAAAGTTCAAGCTTTTCAAATGA
- the slc25a27 gene encoding mitochondrial uncoupling protein 4 isoform X3, giving the protein MLSTAVGIVREEGPLKLWQGATPAIYRHIVYSGGRMLAYEQLRESVFGRSEDGSFPFWKAVIASMISGALGQFIASPTDLVKVQMQMEGKRKLEGKPPRVHGVYHAFTKIIAEGGIRGLWAGWVPNVQRAALVNLGDLMTYDTVKHFLLRNTSIQDNSVCHGLSSICSGLVAATMGTPADVVKTRVMNQPRDSNGRGLLYKSSIDCLVKSVKKEGCISLYKGFLPTWFRMAPWSLTFWLTFEQMRRAMGISSF; this is encoded by the exons ATGCTAAGCACAGCTGTGGGTATAGTGCGAGAAGAGGGGCCCTTGAAGTTATGGCAAGGGGCCACACCAGCTATCTATAGACATATAG TTTATTCAGGGGGGAGGATGCTCGCTTACGAGCAGCTCAGAGAATCTGTCTTTGGAAGATCTGAAGATGGCAGCTTTCCATTTTG GAAAGCAGTGATTGCCAGTATGATATCAGGTGCCTTGGGCCAGTTCATCGCCAGTCCAACAGATCTAGTGAAGGTTCAAATGCAAATGGAAGGGAAGCGCAAACTAGAAGGGAAGCCACCAAG AGTGCATGGAGTTTACCATGCTTTCACGAAGATCATTGCAGAGGGTGGAATAAGGGGCCTTTGGGCTGGATGGGTACCCAACGTTCAAAGAGCTGCACTCGTTAATTTAGGAG ACCTCATGACATATGACACAGTGAAGCATTTTCTCCTGAGAAACACCTCCATACAGGACAACAGTGTTTGTCATGGATTGTCAAG CATATGCTCCGGATTGGTTGCTGCTACCATGGGAACACCGGCTGATGTGGTAAAAACTAGAGTAATGAACCAGCCACGGGATTCAAATGGGAG GGGCCTTCTTTACAAGTCTTCTATAGACTGCCTGGTTAAGTCGGTGAAAAAAGAAGGTTGTATATCCCTCTATAAAGGATTCCTTCCAACCTGGTTTAGAATG GCTCCATGGTCTTTGACTTTTTGGCTAACATTTGAGCAAATGAGACGAGCAATGGGCATCAGCTCGTTTTAA
- the slc25a27 gene encoding mitochondrial uncoupling protein 4 isoform X1, with translation MAPVQENTQWPRVSKFTLSACAATVAELGGYRSFTHFLFTFPLDLTKTRLQIQGEGGSRQHAGSLHTQTPQRGMLSTAVGIVREEGPLKLWQGATPAIYRHIVYSGGRMLAYEQLRESVFGRSEDGSFPFWKAVIASMISGALGQFIASPTDLVKVQMQMEGKRKLEGKPPRVHGVYHAFTKIIAEGGIRGLWAGWVPNVQRAALVNLGDLMTYDTVKHFLLRNTSIQDNSVCHGLSSICSGLVAATMGTPADVVKTRVMNQPRDSNGRGLLYKSSIDCLVKSVKKEGCISLYKGFLPTWFRMAPWSLTFWLTFEQMRRAMGISSF, from the exons ATGGCTCCTGTACAAGAAAACACGCAGTGGCCCCGAGTATCAAAGTTCACtctgtctgcatgtgctgcaacCGTTGCAGAATTAGGTGGCTACAGgtcctttacacattttttat TCACATTTCCCCTAGACCTCACCAAAACTAGACTTCAGATACAGGGTGAAGGTGGTTCCCGACAGCATGCTGGTAGTTTACATACTCAAACCCCACAAAGGGGCATGCTAAGCACAGCTGTGGGTATAGTGCGAGAAGAGGGGCCCTTGAAGTTATGGCAAGGGGCCACACCAGCTATCTATAGACATATAG TTTATTCAGGGGGGAGGATGCTCGCTTACGAGCAGCTCAGAGAATCTGTCTTTGGAAGATCTGAAGATGGCAGCTTTCCATTTTG GAAAGCAGTGATTGCCAGTATGATATCAGGTGCCTTGGGCCAGTTCATCGCCAGTCCAACAGATCTAGTGAAGGTTCAAATGCAAATGGAAGGGAAGCGCAAACTAGAAGGGAAGCCACCAAG AGTGCATGGAGTTTACCATGCTTTCACGAAGATCATTGCAGAGGGTGGAATAAGGGGCCTTTGGGCTGGATGGGTACCCAACGTTCAAAGAGCTGCACTCGTTAATTTAGGAG ACCTCATGACATATGACACAGTGAAGCATTTTCTCCTGAGAAACACCTCCATACAGGACAACAGTGTTTGTCATGGATTGTCAAG CATATGCTCCGGATTGGTTGCTGCTACCATGGGAACACCGGCTGATGTGGTAAAAACTAGAGTAATGAACCAGCCACGGGATTCAAATGGGAG GGGCCTTCTTTACAAGTCTTCTATAGACTGCCTGGTTAAGTCGGTGAAAAAAGAAGGTTGTATATCCCTCTATAAAGGATTCCTTCCAACCTGGTTTAGAATG GCTCCATGGTCTTTGACTTTTTGGCTAACATTTGAGCAAATGAGACGAGCAATGGGCATCAGCTCGTTTTAA
- the slc25a27 gene encoding mitochondrial uncoupling protein 4 isoform X2, with the protein MAPVQENTQWPRVSKFTLSACAATVAELVTFPLDLTKTRLQIQGEGGSRQHAGSLHTQTPQRGMLSTAVGIVREEGPLKLWQGATPAIYRHIVYSGGRMLAYEQLRESVFGRSEDGSFPFWKAVIASMISGALGQFIASPTDLVKVQMQMEGKRKLEGKPPRVHGVYHAFTKIIAEGGIRGLWAGWVPNVQRAALVNLGDLMTYDTVKHFLLRNTSIQDNSVCHGLSSICSGLVAATMGTPADVVKTRVMNQPRDSNGRGLLYKSSIDCLVKSVKKEGCISLYKGFLPTWFRMAPWSLTFWLTFEQMRRAMGISSF; encoded by the exons ATGGCTCCTGTACAAGAAAACACGCAGTGGCCCCGAGTATCAAAGTTCACtctgtctgcatgtgctgcaacCGTTGCAGAATTAG TCACATTTCCCCTAGACCTCACCAAAACTAGACTTCAGATACAGGGTGAAGGTGGTTCCCGACAGCATGCTGGTAGTTTACATACTCAAACCCCACAAAGGGGCATGCTAAGCACAGCTGTGGGTATAGTGCGAGAAGAGGGGCCCTTGAAGTTATGGCAAGGGGCCACACCAGCTATCTATAGACATATAG TTTATTCAGGGGGGAGGATGCTCGCTTACGAGCAGCTCAGAGAATCTGTCTTTGGAAGATCTGAAGATGGCAGCTTTCCATTTTG GAAAGCAGTGATTGCCAGTATGATATCAGGTGCCTTGGGCCAGTTCATCGCCAGTCCAACAGATCTAGTGAAGGTTCAAATGCAAATGGAAGGGAAGCGCAAACTAGAAGGGAAGCCACCAAG AGTGCATGGAGTTTACCATGCTTTCACGAAGATCATTGCAGAGGGTGGAATAAGGGGCCTTTGGGCTGGATGGGTACCCAACGTTCAAAGAGCTGCACTCGTTAATTTAGGAG ACCTCATGACATATGACACAGTGAAGCATTTTCTCCTGAGAAACACCTCCATACAGGACAACAGTGTTTGTCATGGATTGTCAAG CATATGCTCCGGATTGGTTGCTGCTACCATGGGAACACCGGCTGATGTGGTAAAAACTAGAGTAATGAACCAGCCACGGGATTCAAATGGGAG GGGCCTTCTTTACAAGTCTTCTATAGACTGCCTGGTTAAGTCGGTGAAAAAAGAAGGTTGTATATCCCTCTATAAAGGATTCCTTCCAACCTGGTTTAGAATG GCTCCATGGTCTTTGACTTTTTGGCTAACATTTGAGCAAATGAGACGAGCAATGGGCATCAGCTCGTTTTAA
- the LOC127456693 gene encoding costars family protein ABRACL-like, whose protein sequence is MNVEHEVTLLVDEIRRLGSKNADGKISVKFGVLFNDDQCANLFEALVGTLKAAKRKKVIAFEGELLLQGVHDHVDVILLQD, encoded by the exons ATGAATGTGGAACATGAAGTTACTCTGCTGGTTGATGAGATTCGTCGACTGGGCAGCAAAA atGCAGATGGGAAGATCAGCGTCAAATTTGGAGTCTTGTTTAATGATGACCAGTGCGCCAACCTCTTTGAAGCTCTGGTCGGGACACTGAAAGCAGCCAAGCGAAAGAAGGTCATTGCATTCGAAGGGGAGCTATTACTGCAAGGAGTTCATGATCATGTTGATGTCATATTGCTGCAGGATTGA